The Streptomyces sp. P9-A4 genome contains a region encoding:
- a CDS encoding SAM-dependent methyltransferase yields the protein MTDETCQWQGWREAAERALYGPGGFYLRPEGPAGHFRTSVHASPLFAGAVARLLGEVAEELGTTVIDLVDVGAGRGELLTGVLAATEGSGLTVRAYAVERAGRPAGLDPRIEWTGRIPRGTRGLLFANEWLDNVPVDVAEADAEGTVRYVEVRPDGTERLGGPVEGRDAEWLARWWPLTEPGARAEIGWPRDEAWAAAVGSLAAGRAVAVDYAHVRASRPPFGSLTGFRAGREVPPAPDGSCDVTAHVALDACAAAGGGADVPTAPDGLGGLVTQREALGRLGVEGGRPPLALASADPAAYLRALSAAGEAAELTARGGLGDFLWLTRRVPGRGGRAVSGLGGY from the coding sequence GTGACGGATGAGACGTGTCAGTGGCAGGGGTGGCGGGAAGCCGCGGAACGGGCGCTGTACGGCCCGGGGGGCTTCTATCTGCGCCCGGAGGGACCCGCGGGTCACTTCCGCACCTCGGTGCACGCCTCCCCGCTCTTCGCGGGGGCCGTGGCCCGGCTGCTCGGCGAGGTCGCGGAGGAGCTGGGGACGACCGTGATCGACCTGGTGGACGTGGGCGCGGGGCGCGGTGAACTCCTCACCGGGGTGCTCGCCGCCACGGAGGGCAGCGGGCTCACGGTCCGGGCGTACGCCGTCGAGCGGGCCGGCCGGCCCGCGGGGCTCGACCCCCGGATCGAGTGGACCGGCCGGATCCCCCGGGGGACGCGCGGACTCCTCTTCGCGAACGAGTGGCTCGACAACGTGCCGGTGGACGTGGCCGAGGCGGACGCGGAGGGCACGGTCAGGTACGTGGAGGTCCGCCCGGACGGCACGGAGCGGCTCGGCGGTCCCGTGGAGGGCCGGGACGCGGAGTGGCTGGCCCGCTGGTGGCCGCTGACGGAGCCGGGGGCGCGGGCCGAGATCGGGTGGCCCCGGGACGAGGCCTGGGCGGCGGCGGTGGGTTCGCTGGCGGCGGGCAGGGCGGTGGCCGTGGACTACGCGCACGTACGGGCGTCCCGGCCGCCCTTCGGCTCCCTGACCGGCTTCCGCGCGGGCCGCGAGGTCCCACCGGCCCCGGACGGCTCCTGCGACGTGACGGCGCACGTGGCTCTTGACGCGTGCGCGGCGGCGGGTGGGGGCGCGGACGTCCCGACGGCTCCGGACGGCCTCGGCGGGCTCGTCACCCAGCGGGAGGCCCTGGGCCGGCTCGGGGTGGAGGGCGGGCGGCCGCCGCTGGCCCTCGCCTCGGCCGATCCCGCCGCGTACCTGCGTGCGCTGTCCGCCGCCGGCGAGGCCGCGGAGCTCACCGCGCGCGGGGGGCTCGGGGACTTCCTCTGGCTGACCCGGCGGGTGCCGGGACGGGGCGGCCGGGCCGTGTCGGGCCTCGGGGGATACTGA
- a CDS encoding NADH-quinone oxidoreductase subunit D — MTETTVGIGGAAESTDMVLNIGPQHPSTHGVLRLRLVLDGEVVRQAEPVIGYMHRGAEKLFEARDYRQIIMLANRHDWLSAFSNELGVVMAVERMLGMEVPERAVWTRTLLAELNRILNHLMFLGSYPLELGGITPVFHAFREREELQAVMEEVSGGRMHYMFNRVGGLKEDLPAGWLGRARQAVADVRSRMDVYDRLVLGNEIFRGRTRGVGVLSPAAVHSYGVSGPIARASGVDFDLRRDEPYLAYGDLQDTLKVAVREEGDCLARFECLLDQTHNSLDLADACLDRMAELAPGPINQRLPKVLKAPEGHTYAWTENPLGVNGYYLVSKGEKTPYRLKLRSASFNNIQALVELLPGTLVADMVAILGSLFFVVGDIDK, encoded by the coding sequence ATGACGGAGACGACGGTCGGCATCGGCGGCGCGGCGGAGAGCACCGACATGGTGCTGAACATCGGGCCGCAGCATCCCTCGACCCATGGCGTGCTCCGGCTCCGGCTCGTGCTCGACGGCGAGGTCGTGCGGCAGGCCGAGCCGGTGATCGGCTACATGCACCGGGGCGCGGAGAAGCTCTTCGAGGCGCGCGACTACCGGCAGATCATCATGCTGGCCAACCGTCACGACTGGCTGTCCGCCTTCTCCAACGAGCTCGGCGTGGTCATGGCCGTCGAGCGGATGCTCGGCATGGAGGTCCCGGAGCGCGCGGTGTGGACCCGTACCCTCCTCGCGGAGCTGAACCGGATCCTCAACCATTTGATGTTCCTCGGTTCCTACCCGCTCGAACTGGGCGGGATCACCCCGGTCTTCCACGCCTTCCGGGAGCGCGAGGAGCTCCAGGCGGTGATGGAGGAGGTCTCCGGCGGCCGGATGCACTACATGTTCAACCGGGTCGGCGGCCTCAAGGAGGACCTGCCGGCCGGCTGGCTGGGGAGGGCCCGGCAGGCCGTCGCCGACGTGCGGTCGCGGATGGACGTGTACGACCGGCTCGTCCTCGGCAACGAGATCTTCCGGGGCCGTACGCGCGGGGTCGGCGTCCTGTCCCCGGCGGCGGTCCACTCCTACGGTGTGTCGGGGCCGATCGCCCGCGCCTCGGGCGTCGACTTCGACCTGCGCCGTGACGAGCCGTACCTGGCCTACGGGGACCTCCAGGACACCCTGAAGGTCGCCGTGCGCGAGGAGGGCGACTGTCTGGCCCGCTTCGAGTGCCTCCTCGACCAGACGCACAACTCCCTGGACCTGGCGGACGCCTGCCTGGACCGGATGGCGGAGCTGGCGCCGGGGCCGATCAACCAGCGGCTGCCGAAGGTGCTCAAGGCGCCGGAGGGCCACACGTACGCGTGGACCGAGAATCCCCTCGGCGTCAACGGCTACTACCTGGTGTCCAAGGGCGAGAAGACCCCGTACCGGCTGAAGCTGCGCTCGGCGTCCTTCAACAACATCCAGGCGCTCGTGGAACTGCTGCCGGGGACGCTCGTCGCCGACATGGTGGCGATCCTGGGGTCGCTGTTCTTCGTCGTCGGCGACATCGACAAGTAG
- a CDS encoding GNAT family N-acetyltransferase translates to MTYRLTDLTAGGAAERRDELLALCAQAFCGAPWHEPPLGAVRTVDRLLDSAAGRPDYRGVAALGPDGELQGFAAGWTDTALSGREPAFELAELVVAPARQGLGLGRALHDALLDGPPPGPRLLMTLDVPELTGRYARWGWTVAERRRPAGEEREYVVMRRER, encoded by the coding sequence GTGACGTACCGCCTCACCGACCTCACGGCCGGTGGGGCCGCCGAGCGCCGCGACGAACTGCTCGCCCTGTGCGCCCAGGCCTTCTGCGGCGCCCCCTGGCACGAGCCGCCGCTCGGCGCCGTACGGACGGTGGACCGGCTGCTGGACTCCGCGGCCGGGCGGCCCGATTACCGGGGCGTCGCCGCGCTCGGCCCCGACGGGGAACTCCAGGGCTTCGCCGCCGGCTGGACCGACACCGCGCTGTCCGGCCGCGAGCCCGCCTTCGAACTCGCCGAACTCGTCGTCGCCCCCGCCCGGCAGGGCCTCGGCCTCGGGCGCGCGCTCCACGACGCCCTGCTCGACGGACCGCCCCCGGGACCCCGGCTCCTGATGACCCTCGACGTACCGGAACTGACCGGGCGGTACGCGCGCTGGGGCTGGACCGTGGCCGAGCGGCGACGGCCGGCCGGGGAGGAACGGGAGTACGTCGTGATGCGCCGGGAGCGCTGA
- a CDS encoding ABC transporter substrate-binding protein, translating to MGDLVNRVSRIAGAVLGTAALTVALAACGGDSLEQGKQKESGGSGDSGGGKKGSLVVGAAAFTEAKVLAELYAQSLRAAGYSVSITTVKNRELYEPSLEKGEIDVVPEYAATIAEFLNAKVNGPKAPEDAPVASGDATATVEALRKLAEPRGLKVLAAGAAVDQNAFAVTKEFAAKNKLTTLSDLGRAKLKVKIAAGDECAVRPFCAPGLKKTYGIDVTGIDPKGVGTPQAKQAVKDGVDQLVLTTTTDATIDGYGLVFLTDDKKLQNADNVLPVVNAKDAGSPEIAAALDKLTKVLTTADLAELNRKVDAERAKPEDVAKDYLVTKGLLNK from the coding sequence ATGGGTGATCTCGTGAACAGGGTCTCGCGTATCGCGGGCGCGGTGCTGGGGACGGCGGCGCTGACCGTCGCGCTCGCCGCGTGCGGCGGTGACAGCCTGGAGCAGGGCAAGCAGAAGGAGTCCGGGGGCTCCGGCGACTCCGGTGGCGGGAAGAAGGGCTCGCTGGTGGTCGGCGCGGCGGCGTTCACCGAGGCCAAGGTGCTGGCCGAGCTGTACGCGCAGTCGCTGCGGGCCGCCGGATACTCCGTGTCGATCACCACGGTGAAGAATCGCGAGCTGTACGAACCGTCGCTGGAGAAGGGCGAGATCGACGTCGTCCCGGAATACGCGGCGACGATCGCGGAATTCCTCAACGCGAAGGTGAACGGGCCGAAGGCGCCGGAGGACGCGCCGGTCGCGTCCGGTGACGCGACGGCCACCGTCGAGGCGCTGCGGAAGCTCGCCGAACCGCGCGGTCTGAAGGTCCTCGCGGCCGGTGCGGCGGTCGATCAGAACGCCTTCGCGGTGACGAAGGAATTCGCCGCGAAGAACAAGCTGACGACGCTTTCCGATCTCGGCCGCGCGAAGCTGAAGGTGAAGATCGCCGCCGGTGACGAATGCGCGGTCCGGCCGTTCTGCGCGCCCGGTCTGAAGAAGACGTACGGGATCGACGTGACCGGGATCGACCCCAAGGGAGTCGGCACCCCGCAGGCCAAGCAGGCGGTGAAGGACGGGGTGGACCAGCTGGTCCTGACCACCACGACGGACGCCACGATCGACGGCTACGGCCTGGTCTTCCTCACCGACGACAAGAAGTTGCAGAACGCCGACAACGTACTGCCGGTGGTGAACGCGAAGGACGCCGGTTCCCCCGAGATAGCCGCCGCCCTGGACAAGCTCACCAAGGTGCTGACCACAGCGGATCTCGCCGAACTCAACCGCAAGGTGGACGCCGAGCGGGCGAAGCCGGAGGACGTCGCCAAGGACTATCTGGTGACGAAGGGGCTGCTCAACAAGTAG
- a CDS encoding ABC transporter permease, whose translation MGVVSDAWGWLTTGAHWTGEDGIGQRLAEHVYVSGAALLIAAALALPLGLWLGHLGRGGALAVNVSNVGRAIPVFAVLALFMVSPLRNAGYVPTVVALVLFAIPPLLTNAYVGVREVDRAAVRAARGMGMTGGQLFRRVELPLARPVVMTGVRSAAVQVVATATVAAMVGQGGLGRIITAGFATYDTAQVVAGAVLVALLALLVEGVLVGLDRLLELRGRPAERRPAERRPAVRRPAERRPERPTKR comes from the coding sequence ATCGGGGTCGTGTCGGACGCCTGGGGCTGGCTCACCACCGGCGCGCACTGGACGGGCGAGGACGGCATCGGGCAACGGCTCGCCGAGCACGTGTACGTGAGCGGGGCCGCGCTGCTGATCGCCGCGGCGCTCGCGCTGCCGCTGGGGCTCTGGCTCGGCCACCTCGGCAGGGGCGGGGCGCTCGCGGTGAACGTGTCGAACGTGGGGCGGGCGATCCCCGTCTTCGCGGTGCTGGCCCTGTTCATGGTGTCGCCCCTGCGGAACGCCGGGTATGTGCCGACGGTCGTGGCCCTGGTGCTGTTCGCGATACCCCCGCTCCTGACCAACGCGTACGTGGGGGTGCGGGAGGTGGACCGGGCCGCGGTGCGGGCCGCGCGGGGGATGGGGATGACGGGCGGGCAGCTGTTCCGCCGGGTCGAACTGCCCCTCGCCCGGCCGGTGGTGATGACCGGGGTCCGCTCGGCGGCGGTGCAGGTGGTGGCGACGGCGACGGTCGCGGCGATGGTCGGGCAGGGCGGCCTCGGCCGGATCATCACGGCCGGCTTCGCCACGTACGACACCGCGCAGGTCGTCGCGGGCGCGGTGCTCGTGGCCCTGCTGGCCCTCCTGGTGGAGGGCGTACTGGTGGGCCTGGACCGACTTCTCGAACTCCGTGGCCGACCGGCAGAACGACGACCGGCAGAACGACGACCGGCAGTACGACGACCGGCCGAACGCCGACCGGAACGACCGACCAAACGCTGA
- a CDS encoding ABC transporter permease → MSAPNCLVTNDWICGEYLRTRAQELTDATLQHVGITVVSVLIALAVAVPLALLVRARPRFAGPVLGLTTLLYTVPSLAMFSLLLPFFGLSSALVVTGLVLYALTILVRNALAGLAAVPAETREAARGMGYGSLRLLWQVELPLALPVLMAGIRMATVSTIALTTVGSVVGRGGLGNLIEDALPTFFKAQMLAASVLCVLLAVVADLLLLGLQRLVTPWTRIRTAPGGG, encoded by the coding sequence ATGAGCGCACCGAACTGTCTGGTCACGAACGACTGGATATGCGGGGAGTATCTGCGGACGCGCGCCCAGGAGTTGACGGACGCCACGCTCCAGCATGTGGGAATCACGGTCGTGTCGGTACTGATCGCGCTCGCCGTCGCCGTACCGCTCGCCCTGCTCGTCCGGGCCAGGCCGCGCTTCGCGGGACCGGTCCTCGGACTGACCACCCTGCTCTACACGGTGCCGTCGCTCGCCATGTTCTCGCTGCTGCTGCCCTTCTTCGGGCTGTCGTCGGCGCTCGTGGTGACCGGCCTCGTGCTGTACGCGTTGACGATCCTCGTGCGGAACGCGCTGGCGGGGCTCGCCGCCGTGCCCGCCGAGACACGGGAGGCCGCCCGGGGCATGGGGTACGGCTCGCTGCGCCTCCTCTGGCAGGTCGAACTGCCGCTGGCGCTCCCGGTGCTGATGGCGGGGATACGGATGGCGACGGTCTCCACGATCGCGCTGACGACGGTCGGTTCGGTCGTCGGCCGCGGCGGCCTCGGCAATCTCATCGAGGACGCGCTGCCCACCTTCTTCAAGGCGCAGATGCTCGCCGCCTCCGTGCTGTGCGTGCTGCTCGCCGTCGTCGCCGACCTGCTGCTCCTGGGGCTGCAGCGGCTGGTCACGCCGTGGACCCGCATACGGACCGCGCCGGGGGGTGGGTGA
- a CDS encoding ABC transporter ATP-binding protein, whose protein sequence is MIRFEQVTKRYEDGTTAVDDLSFEVAEGELVTLVGPSGCGKTTTMMMVNRLVEPTSGRVLVDGEDIAGVDPVALRRKIGYVIQQVGLFPHRTVLDNTATVPALLGWKKAAARARAAELLDLVGLDPAVYGSRYPAQLSGGQRQRVGVARALAADPPVLLMDEPFGAVDPVVRERLQNEFLALQATVRKTVLLVTHDIEEAVRMGDRMAVYGQGRIEQFDTPATVLGSPATPYVADFVGSDRGLKRLAVTPVTEADLEPVPLEKAADPGAAPATATAGSADGAPDPVPLGTSLKDALAVLLQHDTGRLLVTGADGRPLGVLTPEGVHRALRRASVS, encoded by the coding sequence ATGATCCGGTTCGAGCAGGTGACCAAGCGGTACGAGGACGGCACGACCGCCGTCGACGACCTCTCCTTCGAGGTCGCCGAGGGCGAACTCGTCACCCTCGTGGGGCCGTCCGGCTGTGGCAAGACGACCACGATGATGATGGTGAACCGGCTCGTCGAGCCGACCTCCGGCCGCGTCCTCGTCGACGGCGAGGACATCGCCGGCGTCGACCCCGTCGCCCTGCGCCGCAAGATCGGATACGTCATCCAGCAGGTCGGGCTCTTCCCCCACCGCACGGTCCTCGACAACACCGCGACCGTCCCCGCGCTGCTCGGCTGGAAGAAGGCCGCCGCACGCGCGCGTGCCGCCGAACTCCTCGACCTCGTCGGCCTCGACCCTGCCGTCTACGGCTCCCGCTACCCCGCCCAGCTCTCCGGCGGCCAGCGGCAGCGCGTCGGCGTCGCCCGCGCCCTCGCCGCCGACCCGCCCGTCCTGCTCATGGACGAGCCCTTCGGCGCCGTCGACCCCGTCGTCCGCGAGCGCCTCCAGAACGAGTTCCTCGCCCTCCAGGCCACCGTCCGCAAGACCGTCCTCCTCGTCACCCACGACATCGAGGAGGCCGTCCGCATGGGCGACCGCATGGCCGTCTACGGGCAGGGCCGCATCGAGCAGTTCGACACCCCGGCCACCGTCCTCGGCTCCCCCGCCACCCCGTACGTCGCGGACTTCGTCGGCAGCGACCGGGGCCTGAAGCGGCTGGCCGTCACGCCCGTCACCGAGGCCGACCTGGAACCCGTACCCCTGGAGAAGGCGGCGGACCCCGGGGCGGCACCGGCGACCGCGACGGCCGGGAGCGCGGACGGCGCCCCCGACCCCGTCCCTCTCGGGACCTCCCTCAAGGACGCCCTCGCCGTGCTCCTCCAGCACGACACCGGCCGTCTCCTCGTCACCGGCGCCGACGGCCGCCCCCTCGGCGTCCTCACCCCGGAGGGCGTCCACCGCGCCCTGCGCCGGGCCTCGGTCTCGTAA
- a CDS encoding alpha/beta hydrolase — MGLTSSKVLVVAVVLAVALFLATVWLWPRLARRGWRAYTGRVGLLLATQLALFAAVGLAANRSFLFYGSWADLFGQEQEMGVVVDHGAGSKAVRVVGRQGLDVPGGGRPEVGGQIQKVVVAGERSGIVSPAYVYLPPEYFQARYAKRTFPASLVLTGYPGTAENLIKGLKYPKTAYLQAKEGRMQPMILVMLRPTVAPPRDTECVDVPGGPQTETFFAEDLPKAVSATYRVGTKPRNWGFMGNSTGAYCALKIALHHPDRFAAGAGFSAYYRAAEDVTTGDLFHGDDGLRKRSNLLWSLDHLPQGKSSFLVTTSKRGEDNLRGTKEFIKKVKSPARVSSITLDSGGHNFNTWNREIPPGMVWMGGKLSAS, encoded by the coding sequence ATGGGTCTCACCAGTAGCAAAGTTCTCGTGGTGGCGGTCGTGCTGGCCGTGGCGCTGTTCCTCGCCACGGTCTGGCTGTGGCCGCGGCTCGCGCGCCGGGGGTGGCGCGCGTACACGGGGCGGGTGGGGCTTCTGCTCGCGACCCAGCTGGCTCTGTTCGCGGCGGTGGGGCTGGCGGCGAACCGGTCGTTCCTCTTCTACGGCTCCTGGGCGGACCTGTTCGGGCAGGAGCAGGAGATGGGGGTGGTCGTCGACCACGGGGCCGGTTCGAAGGCGGTTCGGGTGGTGGGCAGGCAGGGGCTCGACGTGCCGGGCGGCGGGCGTCCGGAGGTCGGCGGGCAGATACAGAAGGTCGTGGTGGCGGGGGAGCGGTCGGGGATCGTCTCGCCGGCCTATGTGTACCTGCCGCCGGAGTACTTCCAGGCGCGGTACGCGAAGCGCACGTTCCCGGCGTCGCTGGTGCTCACGGGGTATCCGGGGACGGCGGAGAACCTCATCAAGGGGTTGAAGTACCCGAAGACGGCGTACCTCCAGGCGAAGGAGGGGCGGATGCAGCCGATGATCCTGGTGATGCTGCGTCCGACGGTGGCGCCGCCGCGGGACACCGAGTGCGTGGACGTGCCCGGGGGGCCGCAGACGGAGACCTTCTTCGCCGAGGACCTGCCGAAGGCGGTCTCGGCGACGTACCGGGTGGGGACGAAGCCGCGGAACTGGGGGTTCATGGGCAACTCCACGGGCGCGTACTGCGCGCTGAAGATCGCCCTGCACCATCCGGACCGGTTCGCGGCGGGGGCCGGGTTCTCGGCGTACTACCGGGCGGCGGAGGACGTGACGACGGGTGACCTCTTCCACGGGGACGACGGGCTGCGCAAGCGGTCGAACCTGCTGTGGAGCCTGGATCACCTGCCGCAGGGGAAGTCGTCGTTCCTGGTGACGACGTCGAAGCGGGGCGAGGACAACCTGCGGGGTACGAAGGAGTTCATCAAAAAGGTGAAGAGCCCGGCCAGGGTCTCGTCGATCACGCTGGACAGCGGCGGCCACAACTTCAACACGTGGAACCGGGAGATCCCGCCGGGCATGGTCTGGATGGGCGGCAAGCTCAGCGCGAGCTGA